A single genomic interval of Stieleria maiorica harbors:
- the amt gene encoding ammonium transporter: MNDLTSIDLLWVLLCAGQVLLMQAGFCLLESGMSRAKNSINVAIKNLIDICVSAIAYWVVGFGLMYGHSVSGWFGSSQFLMDAGASSTLLAFFLFQVVFCGTATTIISGAVAERIRFRSYVIISVFVSAFVYPIFGHWAWGGLIDGTGTGWLSSLGFIDFAGSTVVHSVGAWVSLAAIIIVGPRLGRFGNHPRKIQSSNLPLVVLGILVLWFGWLGFNGGSGLELSDNVPKILVNTMIAAATGGLTSLAIVMRRLGRPEVAMVGNGVIAGLVAVTAGCHLLTPITSMAVGSVAALVCAASTWLLHRLSIDDVIGAIPAHGFAGVWGTIAIPLLTDPTAWGNGNDWLTQLAVQSWGCAVAFGWAFGTSVVVLGAINLVQPLRVPRRHEYIGLNIAEHQANSELQELLTQMSRHRKGREFSGRVKIEPFTEIGQIAAAYNRVITEVEHEFAGRKAAQQQYESIFHGAVEGIYQTFPDGSFRSANPALAKLCGYETAAQLIDAVGDVSTDVYTSAETRERFLHEIALHDRVNDFRAQLRRRDGSEIWVSENAHAVRDENGTVRYFEGTIVDITQRLSSEKLRLQKEQAEAANNAKSEFLAGMSHEMRTPLNGIVSMLELMDEGELSRQQAKYLQIARRSSTTLLAIINDILDLSKIEAGRLELESVPFSLLDLVDETVEMLYHRAKSKGLHLSAHFEPGVPEILLGDPVRLQQILINLISNAIKFTQVGGVSLRVRMDRPEPPTGDDSPPLDQWMQIEVSDTGIGIPLERQSKIFEAFAQADASTTRRFGGSGLGLNICQQLVAAMGGRIQLQSEPDVGSTFVCILPAGEPEAASDELPKTNLLGQRSHSRIAGKSVMLIAPANGETEVIQDYLQRWGATCLTADSIESARQALQTDGPMRKRVDLLLAETSVVSATELETLPSVLPEIKRRILIGETARRHADEVQINQPVRPSALLEAIETTLSDLPTLKQPKRKRTSSDDDSIGKGRRVLVVDDNEINTTVASELLQRLGFQADTVASAEAAITMAIRYTYDVILMDCEMPIMDGFDATRKLRRMHQAGELKLPPESPLRIIAVTAQALAGQVERCFRAGMNAHLAKPISKTVFARTLRDVFESEPIHGVTDATPPQGRFSHLASEVVLNWHDVVQRCGESEETSYQVVRMFQQQLPEQLGGLREAIRSGDFQRARAASHRLKGVAATMSANPIATLAGAIETHVKATDQTNQTELTATLNQLESEVERCLDWIDHKLTEAEA, translated from the coding sequence ATGAACGATCTGACATCCATCGACTTGCTGTGGGTGCTGTTGTGCGCCGGCCAGGTCTTGTTGATGCAGGCGGGGTTCTGCTTGTTGGAAAGCGGAATGTCGCGGGCGAAGAACAGCATCAACGTCGCGATCAAAAACTTGATCGACATCTGTGTCTCTGCGATCGCTTACTGGGTCGTCGGTTTCGGACTGATGTACGGGCACTCGGTTTCCGGATGGTTCGGTTCGTCGCAGTTCCTGATGGACGCCGGTGCCAGTTCCACTCTGTTGGCGTTCTTCCTGTTCCAAGTCGTCTTTTGTGGCACGGCGACAACGATCATTAGCGGCGCGGTGGCCGAGCGGATTCGGTTTCGCAGCTACGTGATCATCAGCGTGTTTGTCAGCGCATTTGTCTATCCGATCTTCGGTCATTGGGCTTGGGGAGGCCTGATCGATGGCACGGGGACGGGATGGCTCAGCTCGCTCGGGTTCATCGATTTTGCCGGATCAACCGTGGTTCACTCGGTCGGAGCCTGGGTCTCGTTGGCGGCGATCATCATCGTCGGTCCCCGGCTGGGCCGTTTCGGAAACCATCCCCGCAAGATTCAATCCAGCAATCTGCCGTTGGTCGTGTTGGGGATTCTGGTCCTTTGGTTCGGTTGGCTGGGGTTCAACGGCGGCAGTGGCCTGGAACTTTCCGACAACGTGCCCAAGATCTTGGTCAACACGATGATTGCGGCCGCCACCGGCGGTTTGACCTCGCTGGCGATCGTGATGCGTCGACTGGGCCGCCCGGAAGTCGCCATGGTCGGCAACGGTGTGATCGCCGGTCTGGTCGCGGTCACCGCGGGCTGCCATCTGTTGACGCCGATCACGTCCATGGCCGTCGGCAGCGTCGCGGCGTTGGTCTGTGCCGCATCGACGTGGCTGCTTCATCGGTTGTCGATCGACGACGTCATCGGTGCCATTCCCGCCCACGGCTTTGCCGGCGTCTGGGGCACGATCGCGATCCCGCTGTTGACCGATCCGACGGCGTGGGGCAACGGAAACGATTGGCTGACGCAATTGGCGGTTCAATCCTGGGGCTGCGCGGTAGCGTTCGGATGGGCGTTCGGAACCAGCGTGGTGGTGCTGGGAGCGATCAACTTGGTTCAACCGCTGCGTGTGCCACGCCGCCATGAATACATCGGGTTGAACATCGCCGAACACCAAGCCAACTCGGAATTGCAAGAGTTGCTGACCCAGATGTCACGGCACCGGAAAGGGCGTGAGTTTAGCGGTCGGGTCAAGATCGAGCCGTTCACGGAGATCGGCCAAATCGCCGCCGCCTACAATCGCGTGATCACGGAAGTCGAGCATGAGTTTGCCGGGCGCAAGGCCGCTCAACAACAATACGAAAGCATCTTTCACGGTGCCGTCGAAGGGATCTACCAAACCTTTCCCGACGGCAGCTTCCGCAGCGCGAATCCGGCGCTGGCGAAACTGTGTGGCTATGAAACCGCCGCGCAGCTGATCGACGCCGTCGGCGATGTGTCGACCGATGTTTACACGTCAGCGGAAACACGCGAGCGATTTTTGCATGAAATCGCGCTCCATGATCGCGTCAACGATTTCCGCGCTCAACTGCGTCGCCGCGACGGATCGGAGATTTGGGTCAGCGAAAACGCGCATGCCGTCCGTGACGAAAACGGAACGGTGCGGTATTTCGAAGGCACGATCGTCGACATCACACAGCGATTGTCGTCCGAGAAACTGCGGCTGCAAAAGGAACAGGCCGAAGCGGCCAACAACGCCAAGAGCGAGTTTTTGGCCGGGATGAGCCATGAAATGCGGACGCCGCTTAACGGCATCGTCTCGATGCTGGAACTGATGGACGAAGGCGAACTTTCGCGTCAACAAGCCAAGTACCTGCAGATCGCCAGACGTTCCTCGACGACATTGTTGGCGATCATCAACGACATCCTGGACCTATCAAAAATCGAAGCCGGGCGGCTGGAATTGGAATCCGTTCCGTTTTCCTTGCTCGATCTCGTCGATGAAACCGTCGAAATGCTCTATCACCGGGCAAAGTCCAAAGGCCTGCACCTGTCGGCACACTTCGAACCCGGCGTCCCGGAAATCCTGCTGGGCGACCCTGTGCGGCTGCAACAGATCCTGATCAATCTGATCAGCAATGCGATCAAGTTCACCCAGGTCGGCGGTGTCAGTTTACGTGTGCGAATGGACCGACCCGAACCACCAACCGGCGACGATTCTCCCCCCCTGGATCAATGGATGCAGATCGAAGTCAGCGACACGGGAATCGGCATCCCGCTGGAGCGACAATCCAAGATCTTCGAAGCGTTCGCACAAGCCGATGCGTCGACGACGCGACGTTTCGGTGGCAGCGGGTTGGGGCTGAACATCTGCCAACAGCTGGTCGCCGCGATGGGTGGGCGAATCCAGCTGCAAAGCGAGCCGGATGTGGGATCCACGTTCGTCTGCATCCTCCCCGCCGGCGAACCGGAGGCGGCCTCGGACGAACTTCCCAAAACCAATCTGTTGGGGCAACGCAGTCATTCACGGATCGCGGGCAAGAGCGTGATGCTGATCGCGCCGGCCAACGGCGAAACCGAAGTCATTCAGGATTACCTGCAGCGTTGGGGCGCAACTTGCTTGACCGCCGATTCGATCGAATCGGCCCGGCAAGCGCTGCAGACCGACGGCCCGATGCGCAAACGCGTCGACCTGTTACTGGCTGAAACAAGTGTCGTTTCGGCGACCGAACTGGAGACATTGCCTTCCGTGCTGCCGGAAATCAAACGACGGATCTTGATCGGTGAAACGGCCCGGCGGCACGCCGACGAAGTCCAGATCAACCAACCCGTGCGGCCGTCGGCATTGCTGGAAGCGATCGAAACGACGCTCAGTGACCTGCCGACACTGAAGCAACCGAAACGCAAACGCACTTCCAGCGATGACGATTCGATCGGAAAAGGACGCCGCGTGCTGGTGGTCGACGACAACGAAATCAACACCACCGTGGCGTCGGAATTGTTGCAACGTCTCGGTTTCCAAGCCGACACGGTCGCGTCGGCCGAAGCGGCTATCACCATGGCCATCCGATACACGTATGATGTCATCCTGATGGATTGTGAAATGCCGATCATGGACGGTTTCGACGCGACCCGCAAACTGCGGCGGATGCATCAGGCCGGCGAACTGAAATTACCGCCGGAATCTCCGCTCCGGATCATCGCGGTGACCGCACAAGCGCTGGCCGGCCAGGTGGAACGGTGTTTCCGAGCCGGCATGAACGCCCACTTGGCCAAACCGATTTCAAAAACCGTGTTTGCGCGGACACTGCGCGACGTGTTCGAGTCCGAACCGATCCACGGCGTCACCGACGCAACACCCCCACAAGGCCGATTCAGTCACTTGGCGTCGGAGGTCGTGTTGAATTGGCACGATGTCGTGCAGCGTTGCGGTGAGAGCGAAGAAACATCGTATCAAGTCGTTCGCATGTTCCAACAACAACTGCCGGAACAACTCGGCGGGCTCCGTGAAGCGATTCGCAGCGGAGACTTTCAACGTGCCCGGGCCGCATCGCATCGTTTAAAAGGTGTCGCGGCGACGATGTCGGCCAATCCGATCGCCACACTGGCCGGTGCAATCGAGACCCATGTGAAGGCCACCGACCAGACCAATCAGACGGAACTGACCGCGACGTTGAATCAACTGGAATCGGAAGTCGAGCGGTGTCTCGATTGGATTGACCATAAACTGACCGAGGCAGAAGCATGA
- a CDS encoding PilZ domain-containing protein, producing MAEITLRDLEIFYDGDTLKISSSNEPEKSVSLDPSTVKPLVDFVHLLAPPEEKEPKSEDENRRESFRVPVIDESGLSVTLISGKQRCVSKPTNISMTGVFVEVPKDRSIALNINDELRARLSMDKSEIELDAIVRRIEPNGFGLFFPETFKGEHVDPPPIIRRIVMDLQRQWMLHRKEL from the coding sequence ATGGCAGAAATCACACTACGCGACCTTGAGATCTTCTACGACGGCGACACGCTGAAGATCTCCAGCAGCAACGAACCAGAAAAATCAGTCTCGCTTGACCCCTCGACGGTCAAACCGCTGGTCGATTTCGTGCACTTGCTCGCCCCGCCCGAGGAAAAAGAGCCGAAGTCGGAGGATGAGAATCGCAGGGAATCGTTTCGCGTTCCGGTCATCGACGAAAGCGGACTGTCGGTCACCCTGATTTCCGGTAAGCAGCGTTGCGTGTCCAAACCGACCAACATCAGCATGACCGGCGTGTTCGTCGAAGTCCCCAAAGACCGTTCGATTGCTCTGAACATCAACGACGAACTACGCGCCCGACTGTCGATGGACAAGTCAGAGATCGAACTCGATGCGATCGTGCGGCGCATCGAACCGAATGGCTTCGGGTTGTTCTTCCCCGAAACCTTCAAAGGCGAACACGTCGACCCGCCGCCGATCATCCGTCGGATCGTGATGGATCTGCAACGGCAATGGATGTTGCATCGAAAAGAACTGTAG
- a CDS encoding ABC transporter ATP-binding protein has product MSIIEVRNLTKSYRVYRKGEGLKESFKGLFHREYQEVHAVRGIDLDVQAGEFVAFLGPNGAGKTTTLKLLSGVIDPTSGDATVMGYVPWQRKNAYRRRFALVMGQKNQLWWDLPAQESYRLQQQIYGVPEDQFRVTMDELTDLLEVGSLLSQPVRELSLGERMKMELIAALLHSPDVLFLDEPTIGLDVIAQHNIQHFLRYYQEKRKITILLTSHYMKDVAALCKRVVVIARGRIEYDGSLSGIIDKFSGYKIITLQFAEEHQPDLRALGEVLSETWPKVQLKVARADVPAVLSHCLADHPIEDVAVEDPPLEDVIAGLFRETTEKRAG; this is encoded by the coding sequence ATGTCGATCATTGAAGTCCGAAATCTGACCAAGTCCTATCGCGTGTATCGCAAGGGAGAAGGGCTGAAGGAGAGTTTCAAGGGGCTGTTTCATCGGGAGTATCAGGAGGTCCACGCGGTTCGGGGAATCGATTTGGACGTCCAGGCCGGTGAATTTGTGGCGTTTCTCGGCCCCAACGGGGCCGGGAAAACGACGACGCTAAAACTGTTGTCCGGCGTGATCGATCCGACCAGCGGCGACGCCACGGTGATGGGCTACGTTCCCTGGCAGCGAAAAAATGCCTATCGCCGGCGGTTTGCGCTGGTGATGGGCCAGAAAAACCAACTGTGGTGGGATTTGCCGGCCCAGGAATCGTATCGGCTGCAACAGCAGATCTACGGCGTGCCGGAGGACCAGTTTCGCGTCACGATGGACGAACTGACGGACTTGCTGGAAGTCGGCTCGTTGCTCAGCCAGCCGGTCCGGGAGCTGTCGTTGGGTGAGCGGATGAAAATGGAGTTGATCGCGGCCCTGCTGCACAGCCCCGACGTGCTGTTTTTGGATGAACCGACCATCGGGCTGGACGTCATCGCCCAGCACAATATCCAGCATTTCCTGCGTTATTACCAGGAAAAGCGTAAGATCACGATCCTGCTGACCAGCCACTACATGAAGGACGTCGCGGCGCTCTGCAAACGCGTGGTCGTGATCGCGCGGGGCAGAATCGAATACGACGGATCGTTGTCGGGCATCATCGACAAATTCTCGGGCTACAAAATCATCACGCTGCAATTCGCCGAAGAGCATCAACCGGATCTCAGGGCGCTCGGTGAGGTACTATCGGAGACCTGGCCTAAAGTTCAATTGAAAGTCGCCCGGGCCGATGTCCCAGCGGTGCTCTCCCACTGTTTGGCCGATCACCCGATCGAAGACGTCGCGGTGGAAGATCCGCCGCTGGAAGACGTGATCGCGGGGCTGTTTCGCGAGACGACCGAGAAGCGTGCGGGATAG
- a CDS encoding class I SAM-dependent methyltransferase, which produces MLQPIPIPSQVNTQPIPPSIAAKLSSMRTRIEAFQDRWDQHRAEQFVAADYELVYQTLEWINRHQTQIGSRFLEWGCGFAAVACLADELKWNAHAIEAHADLIGQARKTIRTWPANVDLFDGNFLPGGAPELSLDPTLPSLGHGGQSAYDAWGLELDDFSLVYSYPWPGEDEFHEDVFDRYAAIGALLLMFIGPNEMRLVRKVRR; this is translated from the coding sequence ATGTTGCAACCGATTCCGATTCCGTCCCAGGTCAACACACAGCCGATTCCGCCGTCGATCGCTGCCAAACTTTCCTCGATGCGCACCCGGATCGAAGCGTTTCAGGATCGCTGGGATCAGCACCGCGCCGAGCAGTTCGTCGCCGCCGATTACGAACTGGTCTACCAGACGCTGGAATGGATCAACCGGCACCAAACCCAGATCGGCAGCCGGTTTTTAGAGTGGGGATGCGGTTTCGCCGCGGTCGCCTGTTTGGCCGATGAGCTGAAATGGAACGCACACGCGATCGAAGCCCACGCCGACTTGATCGGGCAAGCCCGAAAGACGATCCGGACGTGGCCGGCCAACGTGGACCTGTTCGACGGCAATTTCCTGCCTGGCGGAGCGCCGGAGCTGTCACTGGATCCGACGCTGCCGTCGCTCGGGCATGGAGGCCAGTCGGCCTATGACGCTTGGGGTTTGGAACTGGACGACTTTTCGTTGGTCTATTCGTATCCCTGGCCGGGGGAAGACGAATTCCATGAAGATGTGTTCGATCGCTACGCGGCGATCGGCGCGTTGTTGTTGATGTTCATCGGCCCCAACGAAATGCGGCTGGTCCGCAAAGTCCGCCGCTGA
- a CDS encoding HD domain-containing phosphohydrolase: MNDAILVVDDDPIVRQMISSTLQQGGFDVITAEDGRGALDRLKEGRTRLVISDWHMPELNGIDLCCQIRGGDFGGYVYLILLTSMDSVDQRVEGLVAGADDFVSKPFHPSELIARVNVGRRVLQLETREALIFSLAKLAESRDPETGHHIERVQCYSRCLAEQLTRNPRFAETITPQYIQLIYQTSPLHDIGKVGVPDAVLLKPGKLTDEEFLAIKEHPRIGAETLRGAIQRSPEASFLKMAYDITLSHHEKFDGSGYPDGLAGDQIPLSARIVALADVYDALTTNRVYKDAYSHEKAEAIIVDGRGRHFDPDVVDAFLQIKTTFMAIRNRFDDSRHDASPPPIPLNSNASENNLITGAPGHAVS, from the coding sequence ATGAACGATGCCATTCTCGTTGTCGATGACGACCCGATCGTTCGACAAATGATCTCTTCGACCCTCCAGCAGGGCGGCTTTGACGTGATCACCGCCGAAGACGGACGCGGCGCACTCGATCGGCTGAAGGAAGGCCGCACGCGGTTGGTGATCAGCGATTGGCACATGCCGGAACTGAACGGGATCGACCTATGCTGCCAGATCCGCGGTGGTGATTTCGGCGGCTATGTCTACCTGATTTTGCTGACCTCGATGGATTCGGTCGACCAACGCGTCGAAGGGCTGGTCGCCGGCGCCGACGATTTCGTCAGCAAACCCTTTCATCCCAGCGAACTGATCGCGCGCGTCAACGTCGGCCGCAGGGTGCTGCAATTGGAAACCCGTGAAGCGTTGATCTTCTCGTTGGCGAAACTGGCTGAAAGTCGTGACCCGGAAACCGGACACCACATCGAACGCGTGCAGTGCTATTCGCGGTGTCTGGCCGAACAATTGACGCGCAATCCCAGGTTTGCCGAAACGATCACGCCCCAGTACATTCAGCTGATCTACCAGACCAGCCCGCTGCACGACATCGGCAAGGTCGGTGTGCCCGATGCGGTGCTGTTGAAACCGGGAAAGTTGACCGACGAAGAGTTCCTCGCCATCAAGGAACACCCACGCATCGGCGCCGAAACGCTGCGGGGAGCGATTCAGCGCAGTCCCGAAGCTTCGTTTTTAAAGATGGCATACGACATCACATTGTCGCACCACGAAAAATTTGACGGCAGCGGTTATCCCGACGGACTGGCGGGGGACCAGATTCCGCTTTCGGCGCGGATCGTTGCCTTGGCCGATGTCTATGACGCGCTGACGACCAACCGTGTTTACAAGGATGCCTACAGCCACGAAAAAGCGGAAGCGATCATCGTCGACGGTCGCGGCAGACACTTTGATCCGGATGTCGTTGATGCGTTCTTGCAGATCAAGACGACGTTCATGGCGATTCGAAACCGCTTCGACGATTCGCGACATGACGCGTCGCCGCCGCCGATCCCGTTGAACTCCAACGCCAGCGAAAACAATTTGATCACCGGTGCACCCGGACATGCCGTTTCGTAA
- a CDS encoding sulfotransferase, which yields MRKPIPTHFQGESPDPVLVMGMHNSGSTALSRCLHACGLFMVNNATQCESHFFSNYVNDELLMGGGANWANYPIMSVDEVMSYRETVGTFMLQQWRIDLMQWGYDGTSPWGIKDARTCVLLPLYLDVFPNSKVLFIRRDPDDIAASLCHREKPGVGVLKDHQYWKKLTLAHFERVETFGRAHRWFHEVGYDELCRQPAEVGRRVHDFLQLPFTAEHEQVYCRTMHRDRLATKTWTAFKWRVMAVKKGLQVMLE from the coding sequence GTGCGAAAACCGATCCCGACACACTTTCAGGGCGAATCGCCAGACCCGGTGTTGGTGATGGGCATGCACAACTCCGGCAGCACGGCGTTGTCGCGTTGTCTTCACGCCTGTGGATTGTTCATGGTCAACAATGCCACGCAGTGTGAATCGCACTTCTTTTCCAACTACGTCAACGACGAGCTCTTGATGGGCGGCGGGGCAAATTGGGCCAACTACCCGATCATGTCCGTCGACGAAGTGATGAGCTACCGGGAGACCGTCGGGACGTTCATGCTGCAGCAATGGCGGATCGATTTGATGCAGTGGGGCTACGACGGCACCTCACCCTGGGGAATCAAAGACGCCCGCACTTGTGTCTTGCTGCCGCTGTACCTGGACGTGTTCCCCAACAGCAAAGTGTTGTTCATTCGCAGGGACCCCGATGACATCGCCGCGTCGCTGTGCCACCGAGAAAAACCGGGCGTCGGTGTGCTCAAGGATCATCAATACTGGAAGAAGTTGACGCTGGCGCATTTCGAGCGTGTCGAGACGTTCGGCCGCGCCCATCGCTGGTTTCACGAAGTCGGCTACGATGAACTGTGTCGCCAGCCGGCCGAGGTCGGTCGGCGGGTCCATGATTTTTTGCAACTTCCGTTCACGGCCGAGCACGAGCAAGTTTACTGCCGGACCATGCACCGCGATCGCTTGGCGACCAAAACGTGGACCGCGTTCAAATGGCGCGTGATGGCGGTCAAAAAGGGTTTGCAGGTGATGCTGGAATGA
- a CDS encoding molybdopterin-dependent oxidoreductase, translating to MTSPPLPPNQQLVKRHCWPVVGERAPSQTTTPWTVTLAGEVKVDRHWSLNDLAALPQTTRRIDVHCVTRWSRLQMEFRGIRFAELVTDAGGEPLYKPQARFVSFVARSERSHSTSLPLRELLDLDPLVALRADGAPLPIEHGGPVRMVVPGKYFYKSIKWLERIEFLTDDRLGYWESEAGYHNGADPWKEQRYIASSLSKQDAARLIRQRDFRARDLLGLQANGMELANLNAVNARLRNADFRNTSLHGADFRGANLSNAHLESADLREANFRGADLEGADFSAADLRGADLRDASLFGASFAVIDTDGNRNNVASIDQSTKVTATSLDALTPEQRDCFRSQSASVEER from the coding sequence ATGACCTCTCCCCCTCTCCCGCCCAACCAACAACTGGTCAAACGTCATTGTTGGCCCGTGGTCGGCGAACGTGCTCCGTCGCAGACCACGACTCCGTGGACCGTCACCCTGGCCGGCGAAGTCAAAGTCGATCGGCATTGGAGTCTGAACGACTTGGCCGCGCTGCCGCAAACCACGCGTCGGATTGACGTGCATTGCGTGACACGGTGGTCCCGTTTACAGATGGAGTTCCGGGGCATTCGATTTGCCGAACTGGTGACCGATGCAGGCGGAGAGCCGCTTTACAAACCGCAGGCCCGATTTGTGTCCTTCGTCGCCCGCAGCGAACGTTCCCACTCCACCTCGCTGCCGCTGCGGGAATTGTTGGATTTGGATCCTTTGGTCGCACTGCGCGCCGACGGGGCGCCGCTGCCGATCGAACATGGCGGGCCCGTACGCATGGTGGTTCCCGGAAAGTATTTCTACAAGAGCATCAAGTGGCTCGAGCGGATCGAATTCCTGACCGACGATCGACTCGGGTACTGGGAGTCCGAAGCGGGGTACCACAACGGAGCCGACCCATGGAAAGAACAACGCTACATCGCGTCGAGTCTTAGCAAACAGGACGCCGCTCGGCTGATCCGGCAACGTGATTTCCGCGCTCGTGATCTGTTGGGGTTACAGGCGAACGGTATGGAATTGGCGAATCTAAACGCCGTGAATGCACGGTTGCGCAATGCGGATTTCAGGAACACGTCGTTGCATGGTGCTGATTTCCGCGGCGCCAACCTTTCCAACGCACACCTTGAATCGGCGGATTTGCGTGAAGCAAACTTTCGCGGCGCCGACTTGGAAGGCGCTGACTTCTCCGCGGCCGATCTCCGTGGTGCGGACCTACGGGATGCCTCGCTGTTTGGCGCCAGTTTTGCGGTGATCGATACGGATGGCAACCGGAACAACGTTGCATCGATCGATCAGTCGACGAAGGTCACCGCGACGTCTCTCGATGCGTTGACACCAGAACAACGCGACTGTTTCCGATCGCAATCCGCGTCAGTGGAAGAGCGCTGA
- a CDS encoding class I SAM-dependent methyltransferase, producing the protein MMRRHLKQLVVLAGRISRRSRYEIAKRIMPSTAVLGPKVVPRVAGPLVEKRDIKLNLGCGPMHLDGYINIDAAPAACADFYMDFGELERAFSASSAREILMIHSLSYLNLWQAREFFRSAYRLLSPGGQLIIELPSIEKCAAHLLESRGNLPAYLEGVRGVFAFDLSEITNQVSFTPYSFGWSAWHLEHELRDASFSRIVVTEPEFHQQPWRDIRVEASK; encoded by the coding sequence ATGATGCGGCGTCACCTCAAACAACTCGTCGTCCTGGCCGGCCGAATCTCACGTCGCAGCCGGTATGAAATCGCCAAGCGAATCATGCCCAGCACGGCCGTGCTCGGGCCCAAAGTGGTCCCGCGTGTTGCCGGCCCCCTCGTGGAGAAACGCGACATCAAACTGAACCTCGGTTGCGGTCCGATGCACCTGGACGGCTACATCAACATCGATGCCGCCCCGGCCGCATGCGCGGATTTCTACATGGACTTTGGCGAACTGGAGCGGGCGTTTTCGGCGTCCAGTGCGCGGGAGATCTTGATGATCCACTCGCTCAGCTACCTCAATTTGTGGCAGGCGAGAGAGTTCTTTCGATCCGCCTATCGGTTGCTGTCGCCGGGGGGGCAACTGATCATCGAATTGCCTTCGATCGAAAAGTGCGCGGCGCACTTGCTGGAGTCCCGTGGCAACTTGCCGGCCTACCTGGAGGGGGTCCGGGGTGTTTTTGCGTTTGATTTGAGCGAAATTACGAACCAAGTCTCGTTCACGCCGTACTCGTTTGGTTGGTCAGCTTGGCACCTGGAACACGAGTTACGCGATGCGTCTTTTTCCCGTATCGTTGTCACCGAACCCGAGTTCCACCAGCAGCCATGGCGCGACATCCGCGTGGAAGCGAGCAAATAG
- the ispF gene encoding 2-C-methyl-D-erythritol 2,4-cyclodiphosphate synthase — protein sequence MTSTTADVPNLRIGLGYDSHRLGPGGPLRIGGIDVPAEVHAIGHSDADVLLHAITDGLLGALCAGDIGRLFPDTAAENADRDSRDFLLAALEKVNQRGMGIVNLDCVILAERPKMAPHIDAMRTHIAAMLGIDPSQVGIKAKTGEGVGEIGTGQSIATRVVVLLAGISAAN from the coding sequence ATGACCTCCACCACGGCCGACGTGCCAAATCTGCGTATCGGACTGGGATACGATTCCCATCGGCTGGGCCCCGGCGGGCCGTTGCGGATCGGCGGCATCGACGTACCCGCCGAGGTGCATGCGATCGGACACAGCGACGCCGACGTGCTGCTGCATGCGATCACCGACGGCTTGCTGGGCGCTCTCTGTGCCGGCGACATCGGACGACTGTTCCCCGACACCGCGGCGGAAAACGCCGACCGCGATAGCCGCGATTTTCTGCTTGCGGCACTGGAGAAAGTCAATCAACGCGGCATGGGGATCGTCAATCTGGACTGCGTGATCCTGGCCGAACGCCCCAAAATGGCGCCCCACATCGACGCCATGCGCACTCACATCGCCGCCATGTTGGGCATCGATCCGTCGCAAGTCGGCATCAAAGCCAAGACCGGTGAGGGCGTCGGAGAAATCGGCACGGGGCAATCGATCGCCACCCGCGTCGTCGTGTTGTTGGCGGGGATTTCGGCAGCCAATTGA